Proteins encoded in a region of the Saccharothrix ecbatanensis genome:
- a CDS encoding MarR family winged helix-turn-helix transcriptional regulator, with amino-acid sequence MTEQEPRWLDDEEMRAWRNYVVGASMLADRLHRELQDGHGVSLPDYEVLVRLSERRGRRMRMSQLADEVASSKSRVSHQVARMEREGLLRRLECPEDGRGVFAELTDKGMALLEASAPTHVEGVREHMIDLLSREEQEVLATVFTRVITHLRQLDR; translated from the coding sequence GTGACTGAGCAGGAGCCGCGGTGGCTGGACGATGAGGAGATGCGCGCCTGGCGCAACTACGTGGTCGGGGCGTCGATGCTCGCCGACCGGCTGCACCGGGAACTACAGGACGGGCACGGGGTGTCGTTGCCTGATTACGAGGTGCTCGTGCGGCTGTCCGAGCGCCGGGGGCGGCGGATGCGGATGTCGCAGTTGGCGGACGAGGTGGCGTCGTCCAAGAGCCGGGTGTCGCACCAGGTGGCGCGGATGGAGCGGGAAGGGCTGCTGCGGCGGCTGGAGTGCCCGGAGGACGGGCGCGGGGTGTTCGCGGAGTTGACGGACAAGGGGATGGCGCTGCTGGAGGCGTCGGCGCCGACTCACGTCGAGGGGGTGCGCGAGCACATGATCGACTTGTTGTCGCGGGAGGAGCAGGAGGTGCTGGCCACGGTGTTCACCCGGGTCATCACACACCTGCGCCAACTGGACCGGTAA
- a CDS encoding ThiF family adenylyltransferase, protein MSRNKRTTWQRAAEEELLRIAFSFHGEFTLRQRPNLHESGYLRVPVRLKTGHLPHEAGGLLLNAEEDFILWIGRFPSPPFVEVEHNRFVGFPHVMNGRILCIYLDVAREWNPNLGIGQAVDRLHDWLRDASANKFNPESSLYHAVGGSLNYGSSSLPMIVVRDAYPPRNFVQSGFCTFRSGRRWDLQFKRTEYEQIQVPVLALSTPLPLGIGDTFIEVLARLNDPLEQSWLGKSVRTNPQTPAFLTALAAVASKMQDGSPQLFVLTVPHPAGGPPHLLAGILGADIADMLRKQVRERDTNLIGVTVETFEPSTPVEWCLVSDERASVTIRRDSTRPINAFYGKNVHVWGCGGLGSWIAEFVARAGVRRMVLCDPGVITGGLLVRQNFEELDVGRGKTQALQERIKSIRDDIDVEAHSGNVPLGINDFSEVDVVIDATISQMIGQILDRLASVEGRPLVAQVATDVKTGTLGIISISAPGVPAGANEVDRQTGRVVLKEGRLEPFHTFWSDVQEQDELIPTRGCSLPTFHGSAADMAALAASLTSLLGSHIEADKPISGTHLISLPHSPTGPIHNFIPFS, encoded by the coding sequence TTGAGCAGAAACAAACGGACGACTTGGCAGCGCGCTGCCGAGGAAGAACTTCTTAGAATCGCCTTCTCCTTTCATGGCGAGTTCACCCTCCGACAGCGTCCGAACTTGCACGAGTCCGGATATCTGCGCGTTCCAGTGCGACTCAAAACAGGACATCTTCCGCACGAGGCCGGCGGGCTGCTCTTAAACGCGGAAGAGGACTTCATACTATGGATCGGAAGATTCCCTTCGCCTCCGTTTGTCGAAGTGGAACACAATCGCTTTGTCGGATTCCCGCATGTGATGAATGGCCGCATACTTTGCATCTATCTGGACGTCGCTCGGGAATGGAATCCAAACCTCGGGATCGGCCAAGCCGTAGATCGGCTTCACGACTGGCTGAGAGACGCTTCAGCGAACAAATTCAACCCTGAATCGTCCCTGTATCACGCAGTCGGAGGAAGCCTGAATTACGGTTCCAGCAGCCTGCCGATGATCGTCGTGCGAGACGCCTATCCGCCGCGAAATTTCGTCCAATCCGGCTTCTGCACGTTCCGATCCGGTCGTCGCTGGGATCTTCAGTTCAAACGCACAGAATACGAGCAAATACAGGTGCCCGTACTGGCGCTTTCAACACCACTCCCTCTGGGCATTGGCGACACCTTTATAGAAGTTCTTGCTCGCCTGAATGATCCCCTTGAGCAATCATGGCTCGGAAAATCAGTTAGGACTAACCCGCAGACACCTGCTTTTCTCACTGCGCTAGCCGCGGTGGCGAGCAAGATGCAGGACGGGAGCCCGCAACTATTTGTTCTTACGGTCCCTCATCCAGCAGGCGGCCCACCACACCTTCTAGCTGGAATACTTGGTGCAGACATAGCAGATATGTTGCGGAAACAAGTTCGAGAACGTGACACCAACCTAATCGGCGTCACGGTAGAAACTTTCGAACCTAGCACGCCCGTGGAGTGGTGCCTTGTGTCCGACGAAAGAGCCAGTGTTACAATACGTCGCGATTCAACAAGACCAATTAACGCGTTTTACGGAAAGAATGTTCATGTCTGGGGCTGCGGTGGACTTGGGTCCTGGATTGCAGAGTTTGTCGCGCGGGCCGGAGTAAGACGAATGGTTCTGTGCGATCCTGGCGTAATCACAGGCGGACTTCTTGTTCGCCAGAACTTCGAGGAGTTGGACGTTGGACGTGGAAAAACGCAGGCGCTTCAAGAGCGGATCAAATCAATTCGTGACGACATTGACGTTGAGGCCCACAGCGGCAACGTTCCACTAGGTATAAACGATTTCAGCGAGGTTGACGTGGTGATCGATGCAACGATCTCTCAGATGATTGGACAAATACTAGACCGGCTGGCATCAGTCGAAGGTAGACCTCTAGTGGCGCAAGTCGCCACAGATGTCAAGACCGGAACTCTTGGTATCATCAGCATCAGTGCACCAGGAGTACCGGCCGGCGCGAACGAGGTCGACCGACAAACGGGAAGAGTCGTGTTGAAAGAAGGTCGACTTGAACCTTTTCACACTTTCTGGTCGGATGTGCAGGAGCAGGACGAACTCATCCCCACACGCGGCTGCTCTCTACCGACCTTTCACGGTTCTGCGGCCGATATGGCCGCGCTAGCAGCATCACTCACGAGTCTGCTCGGTAGCCACATCGAAGCAGATAAACCCATCTCGGGAACGCATCTAATTTCTCTTCCGCATTCGCCGACTGGACCTATACATAACTTCATACCATTCAGCTAA
- a CDS encoding RibD family protein — MAALSVDELVGRDEWDQVIETQRRPFLVYKFAATLDGRIAAEDGTSQWITSAESRAEVHLLRAGCDATVVGSGTQQADNPNLAVRGNDDPRLDLSIVNNPERQPLRVVIDSNAKTPRDANVCNDAAPTLIVVAEDVDASHLDGVVEVLRVKRAGRGLDLHAVLAGLLERGVRAVFLEGGPTLAGSFIAQGLVDRVVNYVAPALLGSGKSGLEDAGIRSMSGILRLELVDVARSGSDVRLVSRPVR; from the coding sequence GTGGCAGCGCTCAGCGTTGACGAGCTGGTAGGCCGGGACGAGTGGGACCAAGTCATCGAGACGCAGCGGCGCCCCTTTCTGGTCTACAAGTTCGCCGCCACCCTCGACGGCCGGATCGCCGCCGAGGACGGCACCAGCCAGTGGATCACCAGCGCCGAGAGCCGGGCCGAAGTCCACTTGCTGCGCGCGGGCTGTGATGCCACGGTCGTCGGTTCCGGCACCCAGCAGGCAGACAACCCCAACCTCGCCGTGCGCGGCAACGACGATCCGCGGCTCGACCTGTCGATCGTGAACAACCCGGAGCGGCAGCCGCTGCGAGTGGTGATCGACAGCAACGCCAAGACACCGCGCGACGCCAACGTCTGCAACGATGCCGCACCAACGCTCATCGTGGTGGCCGAAGACGTCGACGCTTCACACCTCGACGGCGTGGTCGAAGTGCTACGAGTCAAGCGAGCTGGCCGCGGGCTCGACCTTCACGCTGTCTTGGCCGGCCTCCTAGAGCGTGGTGTGCGAGCCGTCTTCCTTGAGGGTGGGCCAACCTTGGCCGGCAGCTTCATCGCTCAGGGCTTGGTGGACCGAGTGGTGAACTACGTGGCACCTGCGCTGCTGGGGTCAGGCAAGAGCGGCTTGGAGGATGCGGGCATCCGCAGCATGTCCGGCATCCTGCGCTTGGAGTTGGTCGACGTGGCTCGGTCGGGGAGCGACGTGCGGTTGGTGTCGCGACCGGTGCGGTAG
- a CDS encoding helix-turn-helix domain-containing protein, which translates to MHEPMSIGELLRRLRADAGRSQSEQADALSERAGRAVTRNEVSRWETEKRMLTPYWQQHHADSFGIPVAIVKRAVATAKAKRRLERQVASPEGGSVERREFIGAIAGLAVSLPGIGLDLPSLDGPGRGAVDPQVIDHFIRLRDALVSADSLLGPGNLVRSAREQVGNIAKLYERIESSSRGRLFEVGALFAEFSGWLADDLGNFEAGRAWSSKALEWSHSSGNPDIAAFILMRMSQQAQFLGERAPAVTLAQASVRYDGQVVSSHVRAAIHQQAAHASALDGQERAALDYMDRAQALADAAQPTDDPYMLGSYCTSSYVAVQRAAMFSTLGNDRRALDEYDHVMQQWPRSFHRERGLHLARRTMAAARAGLPEAALESGTEALKIARETQSHRTVRELTTSTRLMLRWQALPGVVEFIRAVTSEGDSGGSAQR; encoded by the coding sequence ATGCACGAGCCGATGAGCATCGGGGAGCTGCTGCGCCGGCTCCGCGCTGACGCTGGGCGCTCGCAGAGCGAGCAAGCCGATGCGCTGTCCGAACGTGCCGGTCGTGCGGTCACTCGCAATGAAGTGTCGCGCTGGGAGACTGAAAAGCGGATGCTGACGCCGTACTGGCAGCAGCATCATGCCGACAGCTTCGGTATTCCCGTGGCCATTGTGAAGCGAGCGGTTGCAACTGCCAAGGCCAAGCGTCGGCTTGAGCGGCAGGTCGCATCGCCAGAAGGGGGAAGTGTGGAGCGACGTGAGTTTATTGGCGCAATAGCAGGGCTGGCCGTCTCTCTACCTGGTATCGGCCTCGATCTGCCCTCTCTGGACGGTCCTGGTCGTGGCGCTGTAGACCCGCAGGTCATCGATCACTTCATCAGGTTGCGGGATGCACTGGTGTCCGCCGACAGCTTGCTCGGGCCGGGAAATCTGGTGCGGTCAGCGCGCGAGCAGGTCGGCAATATTGCCAAGCTATACGAGCGGATTGAATCCAGCTCGCGGGGACGACTGTTCGAGGTCGGCGCTCTGTTCGCGGAGTTCAGCGGTTGGCTTGCTGATGACCTCGGGAACTTCGAGGCTGGCAGGGCATGGTCGAGCAAGGCGCTGGAGTGGTCGCACTCGTCAGGTAACCCGGACATCGCAGCCTTCATCCTGATGCGCATGAGCCAGCAAGCCCAGTTCCTTGGCGAGCGCGCACCGGCCGTCACGCTGGCGCAGGCTTCGGTGCGCTACGACGGGCAGGTAGTCAGCTCACATGTTCGGGCAGCCATCCACCAACAGGCCGCCCACGCCAGTGCGCTCGACGGTCAAGAGCGCGCGGCTCTCGACTACATGGACCGGGCCCAAGCTTTGGCGGATGCAGCCCAACCGACTGACGACCCTTACATGCTGGGTAGCTACTGCACATCGAGCTACGTGGCTGTGCAGCGAGCGGCGATGTTCAGCACGCTGGGCAACGACCGGCGAGCGTTGGACGAGTACGACCACGTCATGCAGCAGTGGCCTCGGTCGTTCCACCGCGAGCGCGGCTTGCACCTAGCGCGCCGCACCATGGCCGCGGCACGAGCTGGTCTTCCGGAAGCTGCGCTGGAGAGCGGCACCGAGGCCCTGAAGATCGCCCGCGAGACCCAGTCACACCGGACGGTTCGAGAGTTGACGACCAGCACCAGGCTTATGCTCCGATGGCAGGCGCTCCCAGGCGTCGTTGAGTTCATCCGTGCGGTGACAAGCGAAGGGGACTCGGGTGGCAGCGCTCAGCGTTGA
- the ypfJ gene encoding KPN_02809 family neutral zinc metallopeptidase translates to MQFNENAELDTSQVTDQRGVGGRVAMGGGGLGIVGLILYFVLSQIGGGAQLPSGSGFGDVGQDRQVGSESIEAKCRTGADANREADCRAVAFINSIQAYWTDQFARSGRTYQPAQTNFFSGGVQTRCGNASSAVGPFYCPADAQVYIDLGFFREMQQKFGATGGPFVEAYILAHEYGHHIQNQLGTSDRVSSRSGPKSDSVRLELQADCYAGAWANHAQTVPTASGQPLITGVTQDDVNAALDAAARIGDDFIQGELGGGRIDTTQFTHGSSAQRQKWYTTGLETGDPARCNTFDTNDLG, encoded by the coding sequence GTGCAGTTCAACGAGAACGCCGAACTCGACACGTCACAGGTCACCGACCAACGGGGTGTCGGCGGTCGGGTCGCCATGGGTGGTGGTGGGCTCGGCATCGTCGGCCTCATCCTCTACTTCGTGTTGTCGCAGATCGGCGGCGGTGCGCAGCTGCCGTCCGGCTCAGGGTTCGGCGACGTCGGCCAGGACCGGCAGGTGGGCTCCGAGTCCATCGAGGCGAAGTGCCGGACCGGCGCGGACGCGAACCGCGAGGCCGACTGCCGCGCGGTGGCGTTCATCAACTCGATCCAGGCCTACTGGACCGACCAGTTCGCCCGATCGGGCCGCACCTACCAGCCCGCGCAGACGAACTTCTTCTCCGGCGGCGTGCAGACCAGGTGCGGCAACGCGTCGTCCGCGGTGGGGCCGTTCTACTGCCCGGCGGACGCGCAGGTGTACATCGACCTCGGGTTCTTCCGGGAGATGCAGCAGAAGTTCGGCGCCACCGGCGGGCCGTTCGTGGAGGCGTACATCCTGGCGCACGAGTACGGGCACCACATCCAGAACCAGCTGGGCACGTCCGACCGGGTGAGCTCGCGGTCCGGGCCCAAGTCCGACTCGGTGCGGCTGGAGTTGCAGGCGGACTGCTACGCGGGCGCCTGGGCCAACCACGCGCAGACCGTGCCGACGGCGTCCGGGCAGCCCTTGATCACCGGCGTGACGCAGGACGACGTGAACGCGGCGCTGGACGCGGCGGCCCGGATCGGCGACGACTTCATCCAGGGCGAACTCGGCGGCGGTCGGATCGACACGACCCAGTTCACCCACGGCAGCTCGGCGCAGCGGCAGAAGTGGTATACGACCGGCCTCGAGACCGGCGACCCGGCGCGCTGCAACACGTTCGACACCAACGACCTGGGCTGA
- a CDS encoding bifunctional metallophosphatase/5'-nucleotidase, producing MTSFRRTAQRSAALAVTAAAALAVTLVQNPAQADNDKPARTVDVRLIGINDLHGNIEPPSGSSGRVTLADGTQVEAGGAVYNATHIKDLQSQVRNSVIVGQGDLIGASPIVSALFHDEPTIEVLNQVGMDTTAAGNHEFDEGYQELLRMQYGGCHPVDGCQFRDTYEGAEFPILGANVTLAKNDRPALPPFWVEFRDGVPIGFIGMPLKDVPILVDPNGIKELEFGDEITAANRYADLLNRLGVKSIVLLIHQGDNTAGGGPDECRTVAGGPGRKIAEQVSPKIDAVFSGHSHQHYNCTVTDPAGNPRPFIEGLAFGRELSVVDLKIDKRTREVIRTATVARNHVVTRNVTPDPQIQAIIDLAKSKSGPIANRPVGTIAQDILRAQNAAGESPLGNLIADSQLATTTDNGAVLALMNPGGVRSDLTYASSPAGEGDGVVTYGEAFTVQPFGNILQTVTLTGTQIKAALEQQWQIVNGAQRQIILQPSKGLTYTWSASAPIGSKVSAIALNGVPLDPAANYRVTINSFLQGGGDGFSTFTGGTDITGGGIDLDGFSAYLTANPNTAPPALDRITTTP from the coding sequence ATGACCTCGTTCAGACGCACCGCGCAGCGCTCCGCCGCGCTCGCGGTCACCGCGGCGGCGGCGCTGGCGGTCACGCTCGTGCAGAACCCCGCGCAAGCCGACAACGACAAGCCGGCCCGCACGGTCGACGTCCGACTGATCGGCATCAACGACCTCCACGGCAACATCGAGCCCCCGAGCGGCTCCTCGGGCCGCGTCACGCTGGCCGACGGCACCCAGGTCGAAGCGGGTGGCGCCGTCTACAACGCCACCCACATCAAGGACCTCCAGTCCCAGGTGCGCAACTCCGTGATCGTCGGCCAGGGCGACCTCATCGGCGCCTCGCCGATCGTCTCCGCCCTGTTCCACGACGAGCCGACGATCGAGGTGCTGAACCAGGTCGGCATGGACACCACGGCGGCCGGCAACCACGAGTTCGACGAGGGCTACCAAGAGCTGCTCCGCATGCAGTACGGCGGCTGCCACCCGGTCGACGGCTGCCAGTTCCGCGACACCTACGAGGGCGCGGAGTTCCCGATCCTCGGCGCCAACGTCACCCTGGCGAAGAACGACCGCCCCGCGCTGCCGCCGTTCTGGGTGGAGTTCCGCGACGGCGTCCCGATCGGCTTCATCGGCATGCCGCTGAAGGACGTGCCGATCCTGGTCGACCCGAACGGCATCAAGGAGCTCGAGTTCGGCGACGAGATCACCGCCGCGAACCGGTACGCGGACCTGCTGAACCGGCTCGGCGTGAAGTCGATCGTGCTGCTGATCCACCAGGGCGACAACACCGCGGGCGGCGGGCCGGACGAGTGCCGCACGGTCGCCGGCGGTCCCGGCCGCAAGATCGCCGAGCAGGTCAGCCCGAAGATCGACGCGGTGTTCTCCGGCCACAGCCACCAGCACTACAACTGCACGGTCACCGACCCGGCGGGCAACCCGCGCCCGTTCATCGAGGGCCTGGCGTTCGGCCGTGAGCTGTCCGTGGTCGACCTCAAGATCGACAAGCGCACCCGCGAGGTCATCCGGACCGCGACGGTCGCCCGCAACCACGTGGTGACCCGGAACGTCACCCCGGACCCGCAGATCCAGGCGATCATCGACCTGGCCAAGTCGAAGTCCGGCCCGATCGCGAACCGCCCGGTCGGCACCATCGCGCAGGACATCCTGCGGGCGCAGAACGCGGCCGGCGAGTCCCCGCTCGGCAACCTGATCGCCGACTCGCAGCTCGCCACCACCACCGACAACGGCGCGGTCCTCGCGCTGATGAACCCCGGCGGTGTGCGCTCCGACCTCACCTACGCCTCCTCGCCCGCGGGTGAGGGCGACGGTGTGGTGACGTACGGCGAGGCGTTCACCGTGCAGCCGTTCGGCAACATCCTCCAGACGGTGACGCTGACCGGCACGCAGATCAAGGCGGCGCTGGAGCAGCAGTGGCAGATCGTCAACGGCGCGCAGCGGCAGATCATCCTCCAGCCGTCGAAGGGCCTGACCTACACGTGGTCGGCGTCCGCGCCCATCGGCTCGAAGGTGTCGGCGATCGCGCTGAACGGGGTGCCGTTGGACCCGGCCGCGAACTACCGGGTCACGATCAACAGCTTCCTCCAGGGCGGCGGTGACGGGTTCAGCACGTTCACCGGCGGCACCGACATCACCGGTGGCGGCATCGACCTGGACGGGTTCAGCGCCTACCTGACGGCGAACCCGAACACCGCCCCGCCGGCGCTCGACCGCATCACCACGACGCCGTGA
- a CDS encoding bifunctional DNA primase/polymerase, whose amino-acid sequence MSTTTTPTEQLTTALGYAALGWPVVPGAVWCDGHFADPVDEQLVTSPCLRPIGEATTDAALVQEWWSTPGLHAPNIFTVTGTEVGAFAVAESLTMTLADNPWFAAFPTPVLAFPDMPIAYFLVRPPMPSVLLSREAHVMEAGMPLPLPPSALDTMPVIWLVTPEQAGNRLMPGDALADLIYSVERKCA is encoded by the coding sequence ATGTCGACCACGACAACACCGACCGAACAACTGACCACAGCACTGGGCTACGCAGCGCTGGGGTGGCCGGTCGTACCTGGCGCCGTCTGGTGTGACGGTCACTTCGCCGATCCGGTGGACGAACAGTTGGTCACCAGTCCGTGCCTGCGGCCGATCGGGGAAGCGACGACCGACGCCGCGTTGGTGCAGGAGTGGTGGTCGACGCCAGGCCTGCACGCACCGAACATCTTCACTGTGACCGGCACTGAGGTCGGTGCCTTCGCGGTGGCCGAGTCGTTGACGATGACGCTGGCCGACAACCCCTGGTTCGCTGCCTTCCCGACGCCGGTATTGGCCTTCCCCGACATGCCGATCGCCTACTTCCTGGTCCGGCCGCCCATGCCGTCGGTGCTGCTGAGCCGTGAGGCACACGTCATGGAGGCCGGGATGCCCCTGCCCCTGCCACCAAGCGCTCTGGACACCATGCCGGTGATCTGGCTGGTCACTCCCGAACAGGCGGGCAACCGCCTGATGCCCGGTGACGCACTGGCCGACCTGATCTACAGCGTCGAGAGGAAGTGCGCGTGA
- a CDS encoding DapH/DapD/GlmU-related protein, whose product MPDDRLMRIQSAEFKAMSERVLRATELTSRLNVLPFENEAGKAELFELILGRPLPKRVTIYPPFYTDHGLNLDIAERVFINQNCTFLDYAGIRLGERVMIAPKVTFITMGHPVDPVERRGWLSGGPIDVAENVWIGAGATILPGVTIGRDAVIAAGAIVANDVPPASLVTGTKAAVRRQW is encoded by the coding sequence ATGCCAGACGACCGCCTCATGCGCATCCAGAGCGCCGAGTTCAAGGCCATGTCCGAGAGGGTTCTGCGGGCCACCGAGCTCACGTCCCGCCTCAACGTCCTCCCCTTCGAGAACGAAGCGGGCAAGGCGGAGTTGTTCGAGCTGATCCTCGGCCGGCCACTGCCGAAGAGGGTCACGATCTACCCGCCCTTCTACACGGACCACGGCCTCAACCTGGACATCGCGGAACGGGTTTTCATCAACCAGAACTGCACGTTCCTGGACTACGCCGGTATCCGGCTCGGCGAGCGCGTGATGATCGCGCCGAAGGTCACGTTCATCACCATGGGCCACCCGGTCGATCCGGTGGAGCGGCGGGGGTGGCTGAGCGGCGGGCCCATCGACGTGGCGGAGAACGTGTGGATCGGCGCCGGCGCCACGATCCTGCCCGGCGTCACCATCGGACGTGACGCCGTGATCGCCGCAGGAGCGATCGTGGCCAACGACGTGCCGCCGGCGAGCCTCGTGACCGGCACCAAGGCCGCCGTCCGCCGCCAGTGGTGA
- a CDS encoding SMODS domain-containing nucleotidyltransferase: MKHTSYFDNFLKNVVNLSQFRLDVLESRVESIYNALKADPVLGPRIIKKIPQGSWPQRTIISPQNGKAFDGDFMLQMKEEPEWQSDLRRYGDAVYNVLHNHSDYKNMKHGRKCRCIYVQYANNAMHVDIVPYVIKSDGTQHIIDRDNKRWEPTNPSGFTTWMQEKDKITGGNLRKVIRLLKFLRDHKNSFTGTKSILITTLLGERVEEWRKIVTPGYYSDLPTALLQIVSDLDEWLQNQPYKPSIQDPSRSGATFDHRWSPETYGYFRDRIHVHAAEIKDAYNETDAETSVAKWQSLFGDKFQAPATSSSSSKYGAAGAVGADSDDGTWSSSRSGRAG, translated from the coding sequence ATGAAGCACACGAGCTACTTCGACAACTTTCTGAAGAATGTCGTGAACCTCAGTCAGTTTAGACTTGATGTGCTTGAGAGTAGGGTTGAGTCGATCTATAACGCCCTGAAGGCAGATCCTGTACTTGGACCGCGGATCATCAAGAAGATCCCGCAAGGGTCATGGCCCCAGAGGACTATCATCAGTCCCCAGAACGGTAAGGCCTTCGATGGAGACTTCATGCTCCAAATGAAGGAGGAACCCGAGTGGCAGAGTGATCTTCGACGATACGGCGATGCGGTGTACAACGTCCTTCATAACCACTCGGACTACAAGAACATGAAGCACGGCCGAAAGTGCCGTTGCATCTACGTCCAGTACGCAAACAACGCCATGCACGTTGACATTGTCCCGTACGTGATCAAGTCAGACGGAACTCAACATATCATCGACCGGGACAACAAACGCTGGGAGCCCACGAACCCAAGCGGATTCACCACCTGGATGCAGGAGAAGGACAAGATCACAGGCGGAAATCTCCGCAAGGTCATTCGGCTTCTGAAATTCCTAAGGGACCACAAGAACTCATTCACCGGCACGAAATCGATCCTAATCACCACACTGCTGGGCGAACGCGTCGAAGAATGGCGAAAAATAGTCACCCCTGGCTACTATTCAGATCTTCCCACGGCGCTCCTGCAGATCGTCTCAGATCTCGATGAGTGGCTGCAAAATCAACCGTATAAGCCTTCCATTCAAGACCCTTCAAGGTCCGGCGCTACATTCGATCATCGATGGAGCCCGGAGACCTACGGGTATTTTCGTGACCGTATCCATGTCCACGCTGCCGAAATCAAGGACGCGTACAACGAAACGGACGCCGAAACGAGCGTGGCGAAGTGGCAAAGCCTGTTCGGCGACAAGTTCCAAGCGCCAGCCACTTCATCGAGTAGCAGCAAATATGGTGCTGCTGGTGCGGTCGGCGCCGACTCCGATGACGGAACCTGGTCATCGAGTCGTTCAGGTCGTGCAGGTTGA
- a CDS encoding HAD family hydrolase, with product MSAQLVREPLQSLPACPQGRRARRSSSSPAAAVETYLYQHRLMDHVTAVVGRSSSDPALLKPDAHLVMTTLDLVATPADRCTFVGDSESDMVAVRAAGMVAVGYANKAGESRQLAIAGADLVPTKAYPAEIR from the coding sequence ATCTCAGCCCAGCTCGTCCGTGAGCCGCTTCAAAGCCTCCCCGCTTGTCCTCAAGGGAGACGGGCGCGTAGATCATCATCGTCACCTGCCGCAGCCGTCGAAACCTACCTCTACCAACACCGTTTGATGGATCACGTCACGGCGGTCGTGGGCCGCTCGTCGAGTGACCCCGCCTTGCTCAAGCCTGACGCTCATCTAGTGATGACGACCCTTGATCTGGTCGCGACTCCCGCCGACAGGTGCACTTTCGTCGGTGACTCTGAGTCAGACATGGTTGCAGTACGTGCAGCTGGCATGGTTGCCGTCGGGTACGCCAACAAGGCCGGCGAGTCCAGACAACTGGCAATCGCTGGAGCTGATCTTGTGCCCACTAAGGCTTATCCAGCGGAAATACGCTGA
- a CDS encoding SAVED domain-containing protein: protein MSAELAHNVGATDGETSPRSESATPELDRESEENLLLVCHDCHRVIDDKDHIKFFPEEKLRDLKKTHERRIEMATASGGLTRTAVVRVGANIRGNYSIASRKEVAETLFALNYLGLVESQWSGDFTCQIQGHVGGKGYWDSAEQRIDDTLGRVRQAVEQGDVEHISVFPFAPIPLLVYLGSELDDKTTTKIFQKHRGPDAGWSWNATSSPVDFQSEVLFEDREAKEVVLVCELSSPVEPGNIPSEISRLPRHVLRPVGETPSPVLMASEQTFNNFAIRWRTLLAETEKKHPLAERWHLISSAPLSAAVEIGRSFMRNSQPPVAVYERMDTGYELALEVNRRGARK from the coding sequence ATGTCTGCTGAGCTGGCTCACAATGTTGGTGCTACCGATGGGGAAACGTCTCCACGTAGCGAATCTGCTACCCCTGAACTTGACAGGGAAAGCGAGGAGAACTTGTTGTTGGTTTGCCACGATTGCCATCGTGTCATCGACGACAAAGACCACATCAAGTTTTTTCCTGAGGAAAAGTTGCGTGACTTGAAAAAAACGCACGAGCGACGAATTGAAATGGCAACCGCTAGCGGAGGGTTGACGCGAACCGCAGTTGTCCGAGTAGGTGCAAATATTCGCGGAAACTACTCGATAGCTTCCCGGAAAGAAGTTGCAGAGACGCTCTTTGCGCTCAACTATCTAGGCCTAGTGGAAAGCCAGTGGAGCGGTGACTTCACGTGCCAGATCCAGGGTCATGTCGGCGGTAAGGGATATTGGGACTCTGCCGAACAGCGAATCGACGACACCCTAGGACGGGTTAGACAAGCCGTAGAACAAGGCGATGTCGAGCACATCTCCGTGTTTCCGTTTGCCCCGATCCCGTTGCTTGTCTATCTCGGCTCCGAGCTGGACGATAAGACCACGACGAAGATCTTTCAAAAACATCGTGGGCCGGACGCTGGCTGGTCGTGGAACGCCACTAGCTCCCCGGTGGATTTCCAGAGCGAGGTTCTTTTCGAGGACAGGGAGGCCAAGGAGGTCGTTCTTGTATGTGAGTTGAGTAGCCCGGTTGAGCCGGGCAATATCCCCTCTGAAATTTCGCGACTCCCTCGTCACGTATTGCGGCCGGTAGGTGAAACGCCGTCGCCAGTACTTATGGCGAGCGAGCAAACTTTCAACAACTTCGCCATACGGTGGAGAACCCTCTTGGCGGAGACGGAGAAGAAGCATCCCTTGGCTGAGCGGTGGCACCTTATATCTTCTGCGCCGCTCTCTGCTGCCGTCGAGATTGGCCGTTCTTTCATGCGAAATTCTCAGCCGCCGGTTGCAGTCTATGAGCGTATGGACACAGGCTATGAACTTGCTCTTGAAGTCAATCGCCGGGGAGCGCGCAAATAA